In Haloplanus sp. XH21, the genomic stretch ATCCACTTCGAGTACCTGCTCAATCTTCCGAGGAGCAACTCCACGCTGACCAACTGATTCTCAAAGACTGCTAGCCACCTTGACCCCGATACTACTGGAAATTGGCTGTGAGTCTTCACAGAAATTCACATATTAGATAACTAAAATTAACTGAACTACATTATTTCTAATGGGTAATAATTATGTTCTTGAATGATAATTTCAGTGAGTGGTACACTGGCATGACAGAACTCAGCCAAATAACCGACGAAGACGTACCGAGACGAATTGTCGATGAAGATGAGTACTACGAGATCATCGGGAGCACGTTCGCTAATCGTGCAGAAGTTGATGTGAGCAAATACGAGGCGAGTCTTTCAGAGATAGGTCGACAGATCATGTCTACTGCTGGTGGGCCACTCTCTGCACCAGCACAACAGGCCTTTGAGGAGCTTGACGAAAATATCGCTGAAGAGCAGATACTGCCGTTGATCGATGAAGAATTGATCCAAGAACACCGTGACAATCCTATCGGAGCTCATAGCGATGATCTAGAGCGTGTTCTGAATTACTTCAGACGGCAACCGATGAGCGGCAAGTATGTGATCCTTGAAACTGAGAAGTTCGAGACCTTCTATATCGGCCAGCTCACTGGTAACAGGGGAGATAAGCCAGAAAAACTGGAGGATCCGCTCTCGTCGATCGACGAAGCGGACCATCTCCCCTATCCGCTGACATCGGTCGAACAGGCCGAACATGCTGTCTTCTTGAAGCGTGTGGATGACCTGCGATCCCAGTTTTCCGATTAAAACACACTCAAAATAACAATGACAACCGACGACCTTCCCACGAAAGAGATCACTGGCTACACTGACCAGTGGAGTTTCCAGCCAGGCGATACCGTACCGTTCAGAATCAACTGCGTTCCAGATGAGTATGAAGCGGAGATCGTCCGCGTCTATTGCGGGGACCTCAACCCTGAGGGGCCAGGCGTGAAAGAGGAAGTGATTGATGCCCCGGTGAACGACACGTATGATGGGCGAGTACAACAGATCCATGCTGGCTCCTATGCAAAAATTCCGGATGACCCGCATCTCAATCCAGAGGATGGGCTGACCCTGCAGGCGATGGTGCAACCCACCCTCCCAGAGAGAGGCACGCAAGCGATACTCAGCAAATTTTCTGACGGGGCGGGATACGGCCTCTACGTCGGAGAGGATGGTGACCTCTGTCTGCGACTCGCCGGTTCCGATGGCGACGTTGAAGAGGTAGCGACTGGTCTCTCGTTCGAGGGCGGCAAGCGGCAAGGAGCGACGTGGTACTTCGTTGGTGCAACATTCGACTCGGAATCGGGCGAGGTCATGCTCTATCAGGAGCCCCACCATGAGAGCCAACGTAAGCTCCTTCATCCGCTTGACGAGTACGAGGCTGTGGTCGAAGAAACGGTGAGTATCGACGGGATCGCAGCGAACGAATCTCCCTTCATGATCGGCGGAGAACCGATGGAACTCGACGACGGGACGTTCGTCGCTGAGAGCTGTTTCAACGGAAAAATAGAACGCCCGCGAGTGTTCAGTGAGTTGCTCGACCTCGCGGACATGCGCTCTGCCATTACCGGAACTGCACCCGCCGATGTGGCCAGTTCGCTGGCGGGCGCATGGGACTTCTCCGAAGAGATCTCCTCCAATGGCATCCCGGAATACACAGACGTCTCCGATGCCTCACCACACGAGAACCATGGCGAATTGATCAACACTCCTGCGCGGGGGATGACTGGATACAACTGGAGTGAAGACGAATACAACTTCACTAATGCGCCGGAGGAGTACGGTGCGATACACTTCCACCACGATGACCTGACGGACGCAGATTGGGAGTTGGACTTTGAGTACACCCTCCCGGACGGTTTGGAGAGTGGGGTGTACGCTGCCAGACTGCGCACTGACGATGATGAATTTTATATTCCCTTCTTTGTGCGTCCGGCGAGTCCGGAAGACACTGCACCAATCGCGTTCCTTGCGCCGACCGCCAGCTATCTAGCCTACACAAACGATCACTTGACGACAGATGGAGTGATCACTGAACCGCTGTCGGCACAGGTATCGGTTATGCGGGAGGAGGACATCTTCCTGAGCGAGCACCGTGAATATGGGCTTTCTCTGTACGATAGTCATGCCGATGGCAGCGGCATCATGTACTCTTCGCGGAAGCGACCGGTAATGAATATGGTGCCGAAGTATAAACATTGGCTCTCCTCGGTCCCGAGCACCCTGTGGCAATTCAACGCCGATCTTCACATCGTCGACTGGTTGGAAGAAATGGGATACGAGTATGATGTCGTGACCGACGAAGATCTCTATGAGGAAGGGTCTGATCTACTAGAACCGTACAACGTTGTGTTGACCGGAAGCCATCCGGAGTATTACTCCTCGGAAATGTGGGATGGCGTAGAAGCCTACCAACGGCAGGGCGGCCGATTCATGTACATGGGCGCAAACGGCTTCTACTGGTCAATTGCGTTCCATCCCCAAGATTCCCAGATCATTGAGGTCCGACGGGGAATCACGGGTTCAGGGGCGTGGTTCAACAACCCCGGAGAAATGCGGCACAGTTTCACCGGCGAGATGGGCGGTATCTGGCGGGACCGCAACAAACCCCCACAGAAGATCGCCGGAGTCGGCTGGATTGCTGAAGGATTCGACAAGTCTTCATATTACATGCGGAAGCCGGATAGTTACGAGCCGGAAACGGAGTTCATTTTCGAGGGAATCGAAGATGAACAGCTCGGTGATTTCGGCCTGATCGGACACGGGGCTGCTGGCCTCGAACTCGATATCTACAACGAGGATCTCGGCACCCCTGAAAACACGTACTTATTAGCTTCTTCGGAAGATCACACGCCAAACTACCTGCGGGTCGTCGAAGAAATTTTCTTCAATCTCCCGTACTATGGGGGCCCCGACGATCCTGAAGCGCGTGGTGATATCGTCTACTATAAACTGCCGAACGATGGGGCCGTCTTCTCGACTAGCTCCATTGGGTTCCACGGAAGCCTCTCACATAACGACTATGACAATAACATCTCTCAGATGATAGAAAATGTGCTGGATGAATTCGTGAAGGACGAACCACTCCCGTAGTAGATATTTCCATCTTCTTTTCAGTCCGGTGGTAAAACACTTCTCGGCCGATCAGCTGCTTACTTGAATATTCTCAAGGAGCCCCCAAGTGCCCACCACGAGTAGTATACCACCAATCACTGACACGATGCCCGACTGTGCTACGTCGGGTAGTCCTCCAGTCGCCATGCCGAGTGCCCCCGTCACGATGAGAAGGGCTTGGATGCCGGTCGCACGGGCGAGTGCCCCCCGTGGCGACGATTCAAACCGGTCGGCGTAGACGACCGCAATTTCGACGGCGGCGTGGGCCGTTATAACGACGGATGTCATGACCCCGACGCCGGTTCCGGAGAGGTACGCGGCCCCCAGAGCGAACCCCTCAATTGCCCTGTGAACGCTAACACTTCCAGTCGCCACGGTTCCCCTCAGACCAATGGGGTTCCTTGATTTCAATATCACCGTCGTTCCAATGAGTGTCATTCCGACTGTCGTCCCCACTAGGCCGACTATTGATACGTTATGGATGAAAGGAAGCACGAGGCTCACCCCGATCAGCGCAACCAATATGTGGATTCCACGATCCAAGAGTTGGCCCCACTGAGACAGGAATCGCCAGCCTACTCGAGCCAGCGTAACACCGCCGACGAGACCGCCGATCCCAGAGACAAAAAGGAGCGGCCAGAATGGAACGGCGGCGGCGTCCCCAAGGCTCCCATGAGCGACCGCTGGCCGGGTACACATCAGGATCAGCAACCACGGGGGTAATACCCGAAGCAGGCAATTGAACCCGGTGATCCGTGTCATGAACTATAATCTAATTCAAGTTGGTCTAAATATATTTCTATCCTAAGGGTAGTGCTCCAATTAGCTAATCCCATGCGAAGACAATACCTGCA encodes the following:
- a CDS encoding N,N-dimethylformamidase beta subunit family domain-containing protein produces the protein MTTDDLPTKEITGYTDQWSFQPGDTVPFRINCVPDEYEAEIVRVYCGDLNPEGPGVKEEVIDAPVNDTYDGRVQQIHAGSYAKIPDDPHLNPEDGLTLQAMVQPTLPERGTQAILSKFSDGAGYGLYVGEDGDLCLRLAGSDGDVEEVATGLSFEGGKRQGATWYFVGATFDSESGEVMLYQEPHHESQRKLLHPLDEYEAVVEETVSIDGIAANESPFMIGGEPMELDDGTFVAESCFNGKIERPRVFSELLDLADMRSAITGTAPADVASSLAGAWDFSEEISSNGIPEYTDVSDASPHENHGELINTPARGMTGYNWSEDEYNFTNAPEEYGAIHFHHDDLTDADWELDFEYTLPDGLESGVYAARLRTDDDEFYIPFFVRPASPEDTAPIAFLAPTASYLAYTNDHLTTDGVITEPLSAQVSVMREEDIFLSEHREYGLSLYDSHADGSGIMYSSRKRPVMNMVPKYKHWLSSVPSTLWQFNADLHIVDWLEEMGYEYDVVTDEDLYEEGSDLLEPYNVVLTGSHPEYYSSEMWDGVEAYQRQGGRFMYMGANGFYWSIAFHPQDSQIIEVRRGITGSGAWFNNPGEMRHSFTGEMGGIWRDRNKPPQKIAGVGWIAEGFDKSSYYMRKPDSYEPETEFIFEGIEDEQLGDFGLIGHGAAGLELDIYNEDLGTPENTYLLASSEDHTPNYLRVVEEIFFNLPYYGGPDDPEARGDIVYYKLPNDGAVFSTSSIGFHGSLSHNDYDNNISQMIENVLDEFVKDEPLP